In Streptococcus parauberis NCFD 2020, the sequence GCAGCTATGTTTGATAGTTTAAGGTTCATTTCGAAAGCAAAGTCAGCAATAATTTCACTAGCACTTGAAGCCATCGTATCAACATGACAGATATCTCCATAGACATCATCATTTGGGTGATGGTCGATTTTAATGGTAAAGTCGCCATCTAAATAACGAGCATCATCTATCCGAGGACGGTTAGCCGTATCTGTAATGATAACTAATGAGCCGGAATAATCAGAATCTTGGACTGTATCCATCATTGCGACCCAATCAAGACTTGGCTCGTCGTAACCAGTAATCAAGACTTTCTTATCTGGGAAATTAGCTTTAATAATTTCTTTCAAACCAGCTTGGCTACCAATGGCATCAGGGTCCGGATTTTTATGACGATGGATGATAATTGTTTGATGTTTTTTTATTTGTTCTAAAATTTCTTTATAAATTGTCATTGTTTAATCTTTTTCTTTCATCATATCAATATGGGGAATGTCGTCTTCTAAGTAGACCTCAGAAGTAGCATTAAAACCAAATTGTCCATAAAAGTCTTGCAAATGAGCTTGAGCTTGTGCATAGACTGGTAATTGAGGATAATTTTCTTGGCAATAGCTAAGTGCGGTGGCAACTAGTTCTTGCCCTAAGCCTTTACCACGAACTGTTTGAGTTGTCAGAACTCGGCCCAGTTTCATCATTTTTTCGGTTGGTATAATGCGACAGTATGCTAATAATTGACCCGAACTGTCTTGTTTGAAAATGTGTATTGATTTTTGGTCCAATTCATCAATTTCAGGATAAGCACAGGCTTGTTCCACAACAAAGACTGCAACCCGCTCTTTTAAAATAATAAATAATTCATCTCTGGTCAATTGATCAAATGCCTTAATACTCCAATTCATCATCACACCTAGCCTTCTCTAAAAGTCTTTTTAATAGTATACCATAAGTGCCAAAAAACCTATAGATTTACTATAGGTCAATTTGCTTAGTTTATTTCTTT encodes:
- a CDS encoding GNAT family N-acetyltransferase encodes the protein MNWSIKAFDQLTRDELFIILKERVAVFVVEQACAYPEIDELDQKSIHIFKQDSSGQLLAYCRIIPTEKMMKLGRVLTTQTVRGKGLGQELVATALSYCQENYPQLPVYAQAQAHLQDFYGQFGFNATSEVYLEDDIPHIDMMKEKD